A genomic window from Camelina sativa cultivar DH55 chromosome 2, Cs, whole genome shotgun sequence includes:
- the LOC104745057 gene encoding transcription factor ALC-like, with the protein MGDSDVGDRLAPPSSSDELSSFLRQILSRTPITQPSSSPPERIVSSAETLPSLGHGVSETGLDKYAFENKRNGGRQKNSLKRNIDAHFHNLSEKRRRSKINEKMKALQKLIPNSNKTDKASMLDEAIEYLKQLQLQVQTLAVMNGLGLNPMRLPPVLPPTQTRINETLEQDLNPNLETLLAAPHSMEPPQEMCFPTATLL; encoded by the exons ATGGGTGATTCTGACGTCGGTGATCGTCTTGCTCCTCCATCTTCTTCCGACGAACTCTCCAGCTTTCTCCGGCAGATTCTTTCCCGTACTCCGATAactcaaccttcttcttcaccaccgGAGAGAATTGTTTCCTCCGCTGAGACCTTACCTTCCCTCGGTCATGGAGTCTCTGAAACTGGCCTAGACAAATATGCTTTCGAAAACAAG AGAAATGGAGGTAGACAGAAAAATTCGTTGAAGAGGAACATTGATGCACACTTCCACAACTTGTCTGaaaag aggaggaggagcaagaTCAACGAGAAAATGAAAGCTTTGCAGAAACTCATACCCAATTCCAACAAG aCTGACaaagcctcaatgcttgatgaAGCTATTGAATATCTGAAGCAGCTTCAACTTCAAGTGCAG ACTTTAGCCGTTATGAATGGTTTAGGTCTAAACCCTATGCGGTTACCACCTGTTCTACCTCCTACACAGACAAGGATCAATGAGACCTTAGAGCAAGACCTGAACCCCAACCTGGAGACTCTCCTTGCTGCTCCTCACTCGATGGAACCACCTCAAGAAATGTGCTTTCCCACAGCCACTCTGCtttag